A portion of the Symphalangus syndactylus isolate Jambi chromosome 13, NHGRI_mSymSyn1-v2.1_pri, whole genome shotgun sequence genome contains these proteins:
- the BCAT2 gene encoding branched-chain-amino-acid aminotransferase, mitochondrial isoform X3, with translation MAAAALGQAADLQLEMTQKPHKKPSPGEPLVFGKTFTDHMLMVEWNEKGWGQPRIQPFQNLTLHPACSGLHYSLQLFEGMKAFKGEDQQVRLFRPWLNMDRMLRSAMRMCLPSFDKLELLECIRRLIEVDKDWVPDAAGTSLYVRPVLIGNQPSLGVSQPTHALLFVILCPVGTYFPGGSVTPVSLLADPAFIRAWVGGVGNYKLGGNYGPTVLVQQEALKQGCEQVLWLYGPDHQLTEVGTMNIFVYWTHEDGVLELVTPPLNGVILPGVVRQSLLDLAQTWGEFRVAERTITMKQLLRALEEGRVREVFGSGTACQVCPVHRILYKDRNLHIPTMENGPELILRFQKELKEIQYGVRAHEWMFPV, from the exons ATGGCCGCAGCCGCTCTGGGGCAG GCTGCAGACCTGCAGCTGGAAATGACACAGAAGCCTCATAAGAAGCCCAGCCCTGGCGAGCCCCTGGTGTTTGGGAAGACATTTACCGACCACATGCTgatggtggaatggaatgaaaagggcTGGGGCCAGCCCCGAATCCAGCCCTTCCAGAACCTCacgctgcacccagcctgctccGGCCTCCACTACTCCCTGCAG CTGTTTGAGGGCATGAAGGCGTTCAAAGGCGAAGACCAGCAGGTGCGCCTCTTCCGCCCCTGGCTGAACATGGACCGGATGCTGCGCTCAGCCATGCGCATGTGCCTGCCG AGTTTTGACAAGTTGGAGTTGCTGGAGTGCATCCGCCGGCTCATCGAAGTGGACAAGGACTGGGTCCCCGACGCCGCCGGCACCAGCCTCTATGTGCGGCCTGTGCTCATTGGGAACCAG CCGTCGCTGGGTGTCAGCCAGCCCACGCACGCGCTGCTGTTCGTCATTCTCTGCCCAGTGGGCACCTACTTCCCTGGAGGCTCCGTGACCCCGGTCTCCCTCCTGGCCGACCCAGCCTTCATCCGGGCCTGGGTGGGCGGGGTCGGCAACTACAAGTTAGGGGG GAATTATGGGCCCACCGTGTTAGTGCAACAGGAGGCACTCAAGCAGGGCTGTGAACAGGTCCTCTGGCTGTATGGGCCCGACCACCAGCTCACCGAGGTGGGAACCATGAACATCTTTGTCTACTGGACCCACGAAGATGGGG TGCTGGAGCTGGTGACGCCCCCGCTGAATGGTGTCATCCTGCCTGGAGTGGTCAGACAGAGTCTACTGGACCTGGCTCAGACCTGG GGTGAGTTCCGGGTGGCGGAGCGCACGATCACCATGAAGCAGTTGCTGCGGGCCCTGGAGGAGGGCCGTGTGCGGGAAGTCTTTGGCTCGGGCACCGCTTGCCAGGTCTGCCCAGTGCACCGAATCCTGTACAAAGACAGG AACCTCCACATTCCCACCATGGAAAATGGGCCTGAGCTGATCCTCCGCTTCCAGAAGGAGCTGAAGGAGATCCAG TACGGAGTCAGAGCCCACGAGTGGATGTTCCCGGTGTGA
- the BCAT2 gene encoding branched-chain-amino-acid aminotransferase, mitochondrial isoform X4, which produces MTQKPHKKPSPGEPLVFGKTFTDHMLMVEWNEKGWGQPRIQPFQNLTLHPACSGLHYSLQLFEGMKAFKGEDQQVRLFRPWLNMDRMLRSAMRMCLPSFDKLELLECIRRLIEVDKDWVPDAAGTSLYVRPVLIGNQPSLGVSQPTHALLFVILCPVGTYFPGGSVTPVSLLADPAFIRAWVGGVGNYKLGGNYGPTVLVQQEALKQGCEQVLWLYGPDHQLTEVGTMNIFVYWTHEDGVLELVTPPLNGVILPGVVRQSLLDLAQTWGEFRVAERTITMKQLLRALEEGRVREVFGSGTACQVCPVHRILYKDRNLHIPTMENGPELILRFQKELKEIQVSCREPGNGLGACSLEKLVSHEPLD; this is translated from the exons ATGACACAGAAGCCTCATAAGAAGCCCAGCCCTGGCGAGCCCCTGGTGTTTGGGAAGACATTTACCGACCACATGCTgatggtggaatggaatgaaaagggcTGGGGCCAGCCCCGAATCCAGCCCTTCCAGAACCTCacgctgcacccagcctgctccGGCCTCCACTACTCCCTGCAG CTGTTTGAGGGCATGAAGGCGTTCAAAGGCGAAGACCAGCAGGTGCGCCTCTTCCGCCCCTGGCTGAACATGGACCGGATGCTGCGCTCAGCCATGCGCATGTGCCTGCCG AGTTTTGACAAGTTGGAGTTGCTGGAGTGCATCCGCCGGCTCATCGAAGTGGACAAGGACTGGGTCCCCGACGCCGCCGGCACCAGCCTCTATGTGCGGCCTGTGCTCATTGGGAACCAG CCGTCGCTGGGTGTCAGCCAGCCCACGCACGCGCTGCTGTTCGTCATTCTCTGCCCAGTGGGCACCTACTTCCCTGGAGGCTCCGTGACCCCGGTCTCCCTCCTGGCCGACCCAGCCTTCATCCGGGCCTGGGTGGGCGGGGTCGGCAACTACAAGTTAGGGGG GAATTATGGGCCCACCGTGTTAGTGCAACAGGAGGCACTCAAGCAGGGCTGTGAACAGGTCCTCTGGCTGTATGGGCCCGACCACCAGCTCACCGAGGTGGGAACCATGAACATCTTTGTCTACTGGACCCACGAAGATGGGG TGCTGGAGCTGGTGACGCCCCCGCTGAATGGTGTCATCCTGCCTGGAGTGGTCAGACAGAGTCTACTGGACCTGGCTCAGACCTGG GGTGAGTTCCGGGTGGCGGAGCGCACGATCACCATGAAGCAGTTGCTGCGGGCCCTGGAGGAGGGCCGTGTGCGGGAAGTCTTTGGCTCGGGCACCGCTTGCCAGGTCTGCCCAGTGCACCGAATCCTGTACAAAGACAGG AACCTCCACATTCCCACCATGGAAAATGGGCCTGAGCTGATCCTCCGCTTCCAGAAGGAGCTGAAGGAGATCCAGGTGAGCTGCAGGGAGCCGGGGAATGGGCTGGGAGCTTGTTCCCTGGAGAAGTTGGTGTCCCATGAGCCCCTGGACTGA
- the BCAT2 gene encoding branched-chain-amino-acid aminotransferase, mitochondrial isoform X6 produces the protein MAAAALGQLFEGMKAFKGEDQQVRLFRPWLNMDRMLRSAMRMCLPSFDKLELLECIRRLIEVDKDWVPDAAGTSLYVRPVLIGNQPSLGVSQPTHALLFVILCPVGTYFPGGSVTPVSLLADPAFIRAWVGGVGNYKLGGNYGPTVLVQQEALKQGCEQVLWLYGPDHQLTEVGTMNIFVYWTHEDGVLELVTPPLNGVILPGVVRQSLLDLAQTWGEFRVAERTITMKQLLRALEEGRVREVFGSGTACQVCPVHRILYKDRNLHIPTMENGPELILRFQKELKEIQYGVRAHEWMFPV, from the exons ATGGCCGCAGCCGCTCTGGGGCAG CTGTTTGAGGGCATGAAGGCGTTCAAAGGCGAAGACCAGCAGGTGCGCCTCTTCCGCCCCTGGCTGAACATGGACCGGATGCTGCGCTCAGCCATGCGCATGTGCCTGCCG AGTTTTGACAAGTTGGAGTTGCTGGAGTGCATCCGCCGGCTCATCGAAGTGGACAAGGACTGGGTCCCCGACGCCGCCGGCACCAGCCTCTATGTGCGGCCTGTGCTCATTGGGAACCAG CCGTCGCTGGGTGTCAGCCAGCCCACGCACGCGCTGCTGTTCGTCATTCTCTGCCCAGTGGGCACCTACTTCCCTGGAGGCTCCGTGACCCCGGTCTCCCTCCTGGCCGACCCAGCCTTCATCCGGGCCTGGGTGGGCGGGGTCGGCAACTACAAGTTAGGGGG GAATTATGGGCCCACCGTGTTAGTGCAACAGGAGGCACTCAAGCAGGGCTGTGAACAGGTCCTCTGGCTGTATGGGCCCGACCACCAGCTCACCGAGGTGGGAACCATGAACATCTTTGTCTACTGGACCCACGAAGATGGGG TGCTGGAGCTGGTGACGCCCCCGCTGAATGGTGTCATCCTGCCTGGAGTGGTCAGACAGAGTCTACTGGACCTGGCTCAGACCTGG GGTGAGTTCCGGGTGGCGGAGCGCACGATCACCATGAAGCAGTTGCTGCGGGCCCTGGAGGAGGGCCGTGTGCGGGAAGTCTTTGGCTCGGGCACCGCTTGCCAGGTCTGCCCAGTGCACCGAATCCTGTACAAAGACAGG AACCTCCACATTCCCACCATGGAAAATGGGCCTGAGCTGATCCTCCGCTTCCAGAAGGAGCTGAAGGAGATCCAG TACGGAGTCAGAGCCCACGAGTGGATGTTCCCGGTGTGA
- the BCAT2 gene encoding branched-chain-amino-acid aminotransferase, mitochondrial isoform X1, which produces MAAAALGQIWARKLLSVPWLLCGPRRYASSSFKAADLQLEMTQKPHKKPSPGEPLVFGKTFTDHMLMVEWNEKGWGQPRIQPFQNLTLHPACSGLHYSLQLFEGMKAFKGEDQQVRLFRPWLNMDRMLRSAMRMCLPSFDKLELLECIRRLIEVDKDWVPDAAGTSLYVRPVLIGNQPSLGVSQPTHALLFVILCPVGTYFPGGSVTPVSLLADPAFIRAWVGGVGNYKLGGNYGPTVLVQQEALKQGCEQVLWLYGPDHQLTEVGTMNIFVYWTHEDGVLELVTPPLNGVILPGVVRQSLLDLAQTWGEFRVAERTITMKQLLRALEEGRVREVFGSGTACQVCPVHRILYKDRNLHIPTMENGPELILRFQKELKEIQVSCREPGNGLGACSLEKLVSHEPLD; this is translated from the exons ATGGCCGCAGCCGCTCTGGGGCAG ATCTGGGCACGAAAGCTTCTCTCTGTCCCTTGGCTTCTGTGTGGTCCCAGAAGATATGCCTCCTCCAGTTTCAAG GCTGCAGACCTGCAGCTGGAAATGACACAGAAGCCTCATAAGAAGCCCAGCCCTGGCGAGCCCCTGGTGTTTGGGAAGACATTTACCGACCACATGCTgatggtggaatggaatgaaaagggcTGGGGCCAGCCCCGAATCCAGCCCTTCCAGAACCTCacgctgcacccagcctgctccGGCCTCCACTACTCCCTGCAG CTGTTTGAGGGCATGAAGGCGTTCAAAGGCGAAGACCAGCAGGTGCGCCTCTTCCGCCCCTGGCTGAACATGGACCGGATGCTGCGCTCAGCCATGCGCATGTGCCTGCCG AGTTTTGACAAGTTGGAGTTGCTGGAGTGCATCCGCCGGCTCATCGAAGTGGACAAGGACTGGGTCCCCGACGCCGCCGGCACCAGCCTCTATGTGCGGCCTGTGCTCATTGGGAACCAG CCGTCGCTGGGTGTCAGCCAGCCCACGCACGCGCTGCTGTTCGTCATTCTCTGCCCAGTGGGCACCTACTTCCCTGGAGGCTCCGTGACCCCGGTCTCCCTCCTGGCCGACCCAGCCTTCATCCGGGCCTGGGTGGGCGGGGTCGGCAACTACAAGTTAGGGGG GAATTATGGGCCCACCGTGTTAGTGCAACAGGAGGCACTCAAGCAGGGCTGTGAACAGGTCCTCTGGCTGTATGGGCCCGACCACCAGCTCACCGAGGTGGGAACCATGAACATCTTTGTCTACTGGACCCACGAAGATGGGG TGCTGGAGCTGGTGACGCCCCCGCTGAATGGTGTCATCCTGCCTGGAGTGGTCAGACAGAGTCTACTGGACCTGGCTCAGACCTGG GGTGAGTTCCGGGTGGCGGAGCGCACGATCACCATGAAGCAGTTGCTGCGGGCCCTGGAGGAGGGCCGTGTGCGGGAAGTCTTTGGCTCGGGCACCGCTTGCCAGGTCTGCCCAGTGCACCGAATCCTGTACAAAGACAGG AACCTCCACATTCCCACCATGGAAAATGGGCCTGAGCTGATCCTCCGCTTCCAGAAGGAGCTGAAGGAGATCCAGGTGAGCTGCAGGGAGCCGGGGAATGGGCTGGGAGCTTGTTCCCTGGAGAAGTTGGTGTCCCATGAGCCCCTGGACTGA
- the BCAT2 gene encoding branched-chain-amino-acid aminotransferase, mitochondrial isoform X5, with protein MTQKPHKKPSPGEPLVFGKTFTDHMLMVEWNEKGWGQPRIQPFQNLTLHPACSGLHYSLQLFEGMKAFKGEDQQVRLFRPWLNMDRMLRSAMRMCLPSFDKLELLECIRRLIEVDKDWVPDAAGTSLYVRPVLIGNQPSLGVSQPTHALLFVILCPVGTYFPGGSVTPVSLLADPAFIRAWVGGVGNYKLGGNYGPTVLVQQEALKQGCEQVLWLYGPDHQLTEVGTMNIFVYWTHEDGVLELVTPPLNGVILPGVVRQSLLDLAQTWGEFRVAERTITMKQLLRALEEGRVREVFGSGTACQVCPVHRILYKDRNLHIPTMENGPELILRFQKELKEIQYGVRAHEWMFPV; from the exons ATGACACAGAAGCCTCATAAGAAGCCCAGCCCTGGCGAGCCCCTGGTGTTTGGGAAGACATTTACCGACCACATGCTgatggtggaatggaatgaaaagggcTGGGGCCAGCCCCGAATCCAGCCCTTCCAGAACCTCacgctgcacccagcctgctccGGCCTCCACTACTCCCTGCAG CTGTTTGAGGGCATGAAGGCGTTCAAAGGCGAAGACCAGCAGGTGCGCCTCTTCCGCCCCTGGCTGAACATGGACCGGATGCTGCGCTCAGCCATGCGCATGTGCCTGCCG AGTTTTGACAAGTTGGAGTTGCTGGAGTGCATCCGCCGGCTCATCGAAGTGGACAAGGACTGGGTCCCCGACGCCGCCGGCACCAGCCTCTATGTGCGGCCTGTGCTCATTGGGAACCAG CCGTCGCTGGGTGTCAGCCAGCCCACGCACGCGCTGCTGTTCGTCATTCTCTGCCCAGTGGGCACCTACTTCCCTGGAGGCTCCGTGACCCCGGTCTCCCTCCTGGCCGACCCAGCCTTCATCCGGGCCTGGGTGGGCGGGGTCGGCAACTACAAGTTAGGGGG GAATTATGGGCCCACCGTGTTAGTGCAACAGGAGGCACTCAAGCAGGGCTGTGAACAGGTCCTCTGGCTGTATGGGCCCGACCACCAGCTCACCGAGGTGGGAACCATGAACATCTTTGTCTACTGGACCCACGAAGATGGGG TGCTGGAGCTGGTGACGCCCCCGCTGAATGGTGTCATCCTGCCTGGAGTGGTCAGACAGAGTCTACTGGACCTGGCTCAGACCTGG GGTGAGTTCCGGGTGGCGGAGCGCACGATCACCATGAAGCAGTTGCTGCGGGCCCTGGAGGAGGGCCGTGTGCGGGAAGTCTTTGGCTCGGGCACCGCTTGCCAGGTCTGCCCAGTGCACCGAATCCTGTACAAAGACAGG AACCTCCACATTCCCACCATGGAAAATGGGCCTGAGCTGATCCTCCGCTTCCAGAAGGAGCTGAAGGAGATCCAG TACGGAGTCAGAGCCCACGAGTGGATGTTCCCGGTGTGA
- the BCAT2 gene encoding branched-chain-amino-acid aminotransferase, mitochondrial isoform X2, with product MAAAALGQIWARKLLSVPWLLCGPRRYASSSFKAADLQLEMTQKPHKKPSPGEPLVFGKTFTDHMLMVEWNEKGWGQPRIQPFQNLTLHPACSGLHYSLQLFEGMKAFKGEDQQVRLFRPWLNMDRMLRSAMRMCLPSFDKLELLECIRRLIEVDKDWVPDAAGTSLYVRPVLIGNQPSLGVSQPTHALLFVILCPVGTYFPGGSVTPVSLLADPAFIRAWVGGVGNYKLGGNYGPTVLVQQEALKQGCEQVLWLYGPDHQLTEVGTMNIFVYWTHEDGVLELVTPPLNGVILPGVVRQSLLDLAQTWGEFRVAERTITMKQLLRALEEGRVREVFGSGTACQVCPVHRILYKDRNLHIPTMENGPELILRFQKELKEIQYGVRAHEWMFPV from the exons ATGGCCGCAGCCGCTCTGGGGCAG ATCTGGGCACGAAAGCTTCTCTCTGTCCCTTGGCTTCTGTGTGGTCCCAGAAGATATGCCTCCTCCAGTTTCAAG GCTGCAGACCTGCAGCTGGAAATGACACAGAAGCCTCATAAGAAGCCCAGCCCTGGCGAGCCCCTGGTGTTTGGGAAGACATTTACCGACCACATGCTgatggtggaatggaatgaaaagggcTGGGGCCAGCCCCGAATCCAGCCCTTCCAGAACCTCacgctgcacccagcctgctccGGCCTCCACTACTCCCTGCAG CTGTTTGAGGGCATGAAGGCGTTCAAAGGCGAAGACCAGCAGGTGCGCCTCTTCCGCCCCTGGCTGAACATGGACCGGATGCTGCGCTCAGCCATGCGCATGTGCCTGCCG AGTTTTGACAAGTTGGAGTTGCTGGAGTGCATCCGCCGGCTCATCGAAGTGGACAAGGACTGGGTCCCCGACGCCGCCGGCACCAGCCTCTATGTGCGGCCTGTGCTCATTGGGAACCAG CCGTCGCTGGGTGTCAGCCAGCCCACGCACGCGCTGCTGTTCGTCATTCTCTGCCCAGTGGGCACCTACTTCCCTGGAGGCTCCGTGACCCCGGTCTCCCTCCTGGCCGACCCAGCCTTCATCCGGGCCTGGGTGGGCGGGGTCGGCAACTACAAGTTAGGGGG GAATTATGGGCCCACCGTGTTAGTGCAACAGGAGGCACTCAAGCAGGGCTGTGAACAGGTCCTCTGGCTGTATGGGCCCGACCACCAGCTCACCGAGGTGGGAACCATGAACATCTTTGTCTACTGGACCCACGAAGATGGGG TGCTGGAGCTGGTGACGCCCCCGCTGAATGGTGTCATCCTGCCTGGAGTGGTCAGACAGAGTCTACTGGACCTGGCTCAGACCTGG GGTGAGTTCCGGGTGGCGGAGCGCACGATCACCATGAAGCAGTTGCTGCGGGCCCTGGAGGAGGGCCGTGTGCGGGAAGTCTTTGGCTCGGGCACCGCTTGCCAGGTCTGCCCAGTGCACCGAATCCTGTACAAAGACAGG AACCTCCACATTCCCACCATGGAAAATGGGCCTGAGCTGATCCTCCGCTTCCAGAAGGAGCTGAAGGAGATCCAG TACGGAGTCAGAGCCCACGAGTGGATGTTCCCGGTGTGA